In one window of uncultured Acetobacteroides sp. DNA:
- a CDS encoding tetratricopeptide repeat protein produces the protein MKKFIIGIGVVAVLLIAFFIVKPRIAESKFEKAEALFKQKKYELAIDGYTSSIAWSGKAQYYNARGLAYEALKKDAEALADFLKATEKDDAAAAYWANLGGAQRRLGKADDALTSVNKSIKLDSLNSKAFFNRGLIKATKHDFTGAIADYTKSIQLDGTNLEAYYSRANSLMNVNDFKSAVSDYDKFLGSGKESFEAYKQRGLFKNGLKDYKGAIADLSKAVAINSTDAQVFYELGLAYSNSKGLAKAMENYSKAIKLNPKYSEVYYSRGMEYLYQNNFKGSIADLSQAIKYNPKFLKAIYSRGTAKAMSGDYKGSIADFDATIKLNPKYTSAYYNRAVSKGILGMHKEAIVDYNATLKLDPKQPEAYYNRGISRVNVSDTKGACSDFDAAIKMGYAAAKEMKIIYCGKI, from the coding sequence ATGAAGAAATTTATTATTGGAATAGGAGTGGTTGCAGTACTCCTAATTGCCTTTTTTATTGTAAAGCCACGAATTGCTGAAAGCAAGTTCGAAAAAGCGGAGGCTCTTTTCAAGCAAAAGAAGTACGAGTTGGCTATTGACGGCTACACCTCCTCCATCGCATGGAGCGGTAAGGCTCAATACTACAATGCACGTGGTTTAGCCTACGAGGCACTTAAAAAAGATGCCGAAGCGCTTGCCGATTTTCTTAAGGCAACCGAAAAAGATGATGCAGCAGCAGCTTACTGGGCAAACCTCGGAGGTGCGCAGCGCAGGTTGGGCAAGGCTGATGATGCGCTTACCAGCGTAAACAAATCAATTAAGCTCGATTCGCTCAACTCAAAGGCATTCTTCAACCGAGGCTTAATCAAAGCCACAAAGCACGACTTTACCGGTGCCATTGCCGATTACACCAAGTCTATTCAGCTAGATGGTACGAACCTCGAAGCCTACTACAGCCGTGCCAACTCGCTTATGAACGTTAACGACTTTAAGAGCGCCGTAAGCGATTACGACAAGTTCCTAGGAAGCGGCAAGGAAAGCTTCGAAGCATACAAGCAACGTGGGCTGTTTAAGAATGGGTTAAAAGACTACAAGGGTGCCATCGCCGACTTAAGCAAAGCCGTAGCAATCAACAGCACCGATGCGCAGGTGTTCTACGAACTTGGATTAGCTTACTCCAACTCTAAGGGGCTTGCAAAGGCAATGGAGAACTACTCTAAGGCGATCAAGCTTAATCCTAAGTATAGCGAGGTTTATTACAGCCGTGGCATGGAGTACCTTTACCAAAATAACTTTAAAGGTTCGATTGCCGATCTTAGTCAAGCCATTAAGTATAACCCCAAATTCCTAAAGGCTATCTATAGCCGTGGTACCGCTAAGGCAATGTCGGGCGATTACAAGGGCTCAATTGCCGACTTCGATGCAACCATTAAGCTTAACCCTAAATACACCAGCGCATACTACAACCGCGCAGTTAGCAAAGGCATTTTAGGAATGCACAAGGAGGCAATTGTTGACTACAACGCCACCCTTAAGCTCGATCCTAAGCAGCCAGAAGCCTACTATAACCGCGGTATCTCGCGCGTAAATGTCAGCGATACGAAGGGTGCTTGCAGCGATTTCGATGCCGCAATCAAGATGGGTTATGCCGCTGCCAAGGAGATGAAGATTATCTACTGCGGTAAAATCTAA
- a CDS encoding NAD(P)/FAD-dependent oxidoreductase — MKGNGNKHTVVIVGAGFGGIELARKLANTPLDVTILDRNNYHNFQPLMYQVATGGLGPDSIAFPIRRIFRKARNVRFRIAEVTEIHTESKFLSTSIGAIHYDSLVIATGSATNYFNFEPQKENLLSLKSIPDALDMRSTIIQNIERAANKADLKGEPQPINVVIIGGGPAGVELAGALAEMRKYVLPKDFPELDFARMRIYLYEAAPRLLASMSEKASSKTLEYLEKLGIIVRVGARVKDYDGVNVVTEDGSLIETKTVIWTAGVKGAPFDGLPEASVLPNKRILVDDFNRIIGVKDAYAIGDVAACITEENPRGEAMLAQVAMAIQQGKLLARNLLNMQRNEAPMPFSYHNKGVMATIGRRKAVVDLPVLHFQGAFAWFVWMFVHIMSLVGFRNKLITLTDWIINYINYDRPLGLMIRPARKIKKL; from the coding sequence ATGAAAGGCAATGGAAATAAGCATACAGTCGTTATTGTTGGCGCTGGATTTGGTGGAATTGAGCTTGCTAGAAAACTTGCCAACACACCACTTGATGTTACCATTCTGGATAGGAACAACTATCACAACTTTCAACCACTGATGTATCAGGTGGCAACTGGAGGGTTGGGACCCGATAGCATTGCTTTCCCAATACGACGAATCTTCCGAAAGGCACGAAATGTCAGGTTTAGAATTGCCGAGGTTACCGAGATTCACACCGAAAGTAAGTTTCTTTCTACCTCTATCGGGGCGATCCACTACGACTCGCTGGTAATTGCAACCGGAAGCGCCACCAACTACTTTAACTTCGAGCCTCAAAAAGAAAATCTTCTATCGCTAAAGTCTATACCCGATGCTTTGGATATGCGAAGCACCATTATTCAAAACATCGAAAGGGCTGCCAATAAAGCAGACTTAAAGGGCGAACCACAGCCAATTAATGTAGTAATCATAGGGGGAGGTCCTGCAGGGGTTGAGTTGGCAGGTGCGCTTGCCGAGATGCGAAAGTACGTGCTCCCGAAAGACTTTCCTGAACTTGATTTTGCCAGAATGCGCATATACCTCTACGAAGCAGCACCTCGCCTGCTTGCATCCATGTCAGAGAAGGCTTCAAGCAAAACCTTAGAATACCTCGAGAAGCTTGGGATTATCGTAAGAGTTGGTGCGCGTGTAAAAGACTACGATGGTGTAAATGTTGTAACGGAGGATGGCAGCTTAATAGAAACTAAAACGGTGATATGGACGGCAGGCGTAAAAGGAGCCCCCTTCGATGGGCTACCCGAGGCATCTGTACTTCCTAATAAGCGCATCCTGGTTGATGATTTTAACCGCATCATAGGCGTAAAAGATGCCTACGCCATTGGCGATGTGGCGGCTTGCATTACCGAGGAGAATCCTCGAGGCGAAGCTATGCTCGCACAGGTGGCCATGGCCATTCAGCAGGGCAAACTGCTTGCCCGTAATCTACTAAATATGCAGCGAAATGAGGCTCCAATGCCCTTCTCCTACCATAACAAGGGCGTAATGGCAACCATTGGGCGACGTAAGGCGGTTGTGGATTTACCTGTACTCCACTTCCAAGGCGCTTTTGCCTGGTTTGTGTGGATGTTTGTTCACATCATGTCGCTGGTGGGGTTCAGAAATAAGCTTATTACGCTTACAGATTGGATCATCAACTATATTAACTACGATCGGCCACTTGGGCTTATGATTCGTCCGGCACGAAAGATCAAGAAGCTCTAA
- a CDS encoding TerC family protein, with the protein MEKEVLMWGGFLLFVIFMLALDLGVFHRKQHTVKVREALIWSGVWISLALIFNVGIYYTLGPQKALEFLTGYVVEKSLSIDNLFVFILLFGFFKVESKMQHRVLFWGVLGAIGLRAIFIFAGVALINQFHWIIYIFGAFLVYTGIKMLFEDDDNEVHPEKNPIVKWVKRIYPVASNDEKGSFFRRIDRKLHITPLFIVLLLIEVSDLIFAVDSIPAILSISHDTYIVFTSNIFAIMGLRSLYFAVSEVMGLFRYLKYGLAAILSFVGVKMCISSIYEIPISVSLLFILATIIISILLSKLIPAKEEA; encoded by the coding sequence ATGGAAAAAGAAGTACTGATGTGGGGAGGTTTTCTCCTATTTGTAATATTTATGCTAGCGCTCGACTTGGGCGTATTTCACCGCAAGCAGCATACGGTTAAGGTTAGGGAGGCGCTAATCTGGAGTGGGGTGTGGATATCCCTCGCCCTGATCTTTAACGTTGGCATATACTACACCTTGGGGCCGCAGAAGGCGCTCGAATTCCTTACCGGCTACGTTGTCGAAAAGTCGCTGAGCATCGACAACCTCTTCGTGTTCATCCTGCTGTTCGGCTTCTTCAAGGTAGAATCGAAGATGCAGCACAGGGTGCTGTTCTGGGGCGTGCTAGGCGCCATTGGGCTACGCGCCATCTTTATTTTTGCAGGCGTAGCGCTCATCAACCAGTTCCATTGGATCATCTACATCTTTGGAGCATTCCTGGTGTATACCGGCATAAAGATGCTGTTCGAGGATGACGACAACGAGGTACATCCCGAGAAAAACCCGATCGTAAAATGGGTTAAGCGCATCTACCCCGTAGCATCAAACGACGAAAAGGGAAGCTTCTTCAGGCGTATCGACAGAAAGTTGCACATCACGCCACTTTTCATCGTGCTGCTGCTTATCGAGGTTTCCGACCTCATCTTTGCCGTCGATTCAATCCCTGCAATTCTTTCGATATCCCACGATACCTACATCGTTTTTACCTCCAACATTTTTGCCATCATGGGGCTTCGCTCTCTCTACTTTGCCGTGTCGGAGGTTATGGGTCTGTTCCGCTACCTGAAGTATGGGCTAGCCGCCATCCTTTCGTTTGTTGGGGTGAAGATGTGCATTTCGAGCATATACGAGATACCGATCAGCGTTTCCCTACTCTTTATTCTAGCGACAATTATCATTTCGATACTTCTATCGAAGCTGATTCCGGCAAAAGAGGAAGCGTAA
- a CDS encoding hotdog domain-containing protein, with the protein MEIRKTAPLEAYTTRLVKSEDLNHHGTLFAGRTAEWFVESGFIAAAMLVDPKSIVCLKIHGMYFTKPVKPGEIIKFRSKIVCTGNSSMVAHISVSKKDGNPFVSGFITFIHVDENTRAAKHFIEIVPATDEDKQLYQEAKALNKK; encoded by the coding sequence ATGGAAATTAGGAAAACCGCCCCCCTCGAGGCTTACACCACCCGCCTGGTAAAGAGCGAAGACCTTAACCACCACGGAACCCTTTTTGCCGGTCGCACCGCCGAATGGTTCGTTGAGTCGGGCTTCATCGCTGCTGCAATGCTCGTAGATCCCAAGTCGATAGTATGCCTAAAGATTCACGGCATGTACTTTACCAAGCCGGTAAAACCTGGCGAGATCATCAAGTTCAGGTCGAAGATAGTATGCACCGGAAACTCCAGCATGGTTGCCCACATTTCCGTTTCCAAAAAAGACGGTAATCCATTCGTTAGCGGGTTCATTACCTTTATCCATGTCGACGAGAACACCCGTGCGGCCAAGCACTTTATCGAGATCGTTCCAGCCACCGACGAGGATAAGCAGCTATACCAGGAGGCTAAGGCGCTTAATAAAAAATAG
- a CDS encoding sialidase family protein, producing MNLSQRAALLLPLLLLAATLHGQSGDAPFSVNPLFSFSQPETLGLPAAQGMETITIFAPKKGDNKYNHGVVLFPFRGMLYAQWQSSSVDEDGEDTHVFYSRSPNGKDWEKPTALTAKWAQGIKTNGGWWSDGHTLVAYICVWPMRSNGVKEGYTEFITTTDGARWSSPKPVENAAGLPVCGVIEQDVHALPNGRLITAFHMQPGLTATPFYTDDPLGITGWTAGAMKNMPTTAKGISREIEPSWFLRKDRAAVMIFRDQEGSFRKLAAVSKDNGATWTTPTIIDTPDSRAKQSAGNLPNGIAFMVNNPSGNKNRFPLVVTLSKDGFLFDKAYLLRSGGKDLQPLRFSGKYKRPGYSYPKSVVWGGYLYVSYATNKEDVELTRIPIESLQEW from the coding sequence ATGAACCTATCTCAAAGAGCAGCGCTGCTGCTCCCCCTCCTCCTTTTAGCGGCAACGCTGCACGGACAATCGGGCGATGCTCCATTTTCGGTTAACCCGCTCTTTAGCTTCAGCCAACCCGAAACGCTAGGGCTACCGGCTGCCCAAGGGATGGAGACGATCACCATATTCGCGCCAAAGAAGGGCGATAATAAGTACAACCACGGCGTGGTGCTATTCCCCTTTCGGGGAATGCTGTACGCGCAATGGCAAAGCTCCTCGGTCGACGAGGACGGAGAAGACACCCACGTGTTTTACAGCCGAAGCCCCAACGGAAAGGATTGGGAGAAGCCAACAGCCCTCACCGCGAAATGGGCCCAAGGAATAAAAACAAACGGCGGCTGGTGGAGCGATGGGCACACCCTTGTGGCGTACATCTGCGTGTGGCCCATGCGTAGCAACGGAGTTAAGGAGGGCTATACCGAGTTTATCACCACCACCGATGGCGCCAGATGGTCCTCACCCAAACCTGTAGAAAACGCCGCAGGGCTGCCCGTATGCGGGGTTATCGAGCAGGATGTGCATGCCCTACCCAACGGCCGACTTATTACCGCATTCCACATGCAACCCGGCCTAACCGCCACCCCCTTTTATACCGACGATCCGCTTGGCATTACAGGATGGACGGCAGGTGCAATGAAAAACATGCCCACAACCGCAAAAGGTATAAGCAGGGAAATAGAGCCTAGCTGGTTCCTCCGAAAGGATAGAGCAGCGGTGATGATCTTCCGCGATCAAGAGGGCAGCTTCAGGAAGCTCGCCGCCGTTAGCAAGGACAATGGGGCAACCTGGACCACCCCCACCATTATCGACACCCCCGACTCAAGAGCCAAGCAGAGTGCGGGCAACCTCCCCAACGGCATTGCCTTTATGGTAAACAATCCCTCGGGAAACAAGAACCGCTTTCCGCTGGTAGTAACCCTAAGCAAGGATGGCTTCCTCTTCGACAAGGCCTACCTGCTGCGAAGCGGAGGCAAAGACCTCCAGCCCCTAAGGTTCAGCGGGAAGTATAAGCGCCCAGGCTACAGCTACCCCAAGAGCGTTGTCTGGGGTGGGTACCTCTACGTATCGTACGCCACCAACAAGGAGGATGTGGAGTTAACCCGAATTCCCATCGAAAGTTTGCAGGAGTGGTAG
- a CDS encoding acetylxylan esterase, protein MRRAFLLICYLAAAIATAAQNYPYQDNVLWVTTPSNTQWLYQLNEEAKVTVSLYEYGIQKSDIEVSYSIGPELMPPERTGTAVLKNGQAVISMGTMHQPGFKDCQLKVILNGEVYTHHIKVGFQPDQLLPYTQLPSDFVAFWEKAKAEAARCPIEVTKVPVPAYSSSKVDCYLVKLQAYQKGQYVYGYLTLPKQPGKYPVVFSPPGAGIKPMNPTKDIFYAENGCIRFDMEIHGIRPDLDEATYQEISQAFGKGNNSYLVNGLENRNSYYMKKVYLSCIRAIDYLTSLPEWDGKNVIAQGGSQGGALALVATALDKRITACAASHPALSDMAGYKANRADGYPHLLTSFQGMDTPEKLKTLEYYDVVNFAKQITVPVFMTWGYNDNVCPPTTSYIVYNVLSCKKEALITPVTEHWISQTTRHHILDWIKGQLR, encoded by the coding sequence ATGAGAAGAGCATTCCTACTGATCTGCTATTTAGCTGCCGCTATAGCCACCGCGGCGCAAAACTATCCCTACCAAGACAACGTCTTATGGGTAACAACTCCCAGCAATACGCAATGGCTGTACCAGCTAAACGAGGAGGCAAAGGTTACCGTATCACTCTACGAGTATGGCATCCAGAAGAGCGACATCGAAGTCTCCTACAGCATTGGTCCCGAGCTCATGCCCCCCGAAAGAACAGGAACTGCAGTACTAAAGAATGGACAAGCGGTAATATCGATGGGAACCATGCATCAGCCGGGCTTTAAGGATTGCCAGCTTAAGGTAATCCTCAACGGCGAGGTGTATACACACCACATCAAGGTTGGATTCCAGCCCGACCAGCTCCTCCCCTACACGCAGCTTCCTTCCGACTTCGTTGCCTTTTGGGAAAAGGCAAAAGCGGAGGCCGCCCGATGCCCCATAGAGGTAACCAAGGTGCCCGTTCCTGCGTACTCGAGCAGCAAGGTAGACTGCTACCTGGTAAAGCTGCAGGCCTACCAAAAGGGGCAGTACGTGTACGGCTACCTTACGCTGCCCAAGCAACCGGGCAAGTACCCCGTCGTCTTCTCGCCACCAGGCGCCGGCATTAAGCCTATGAATCCAACAAAGGACATCTTCTACGCCGAAAACGGCTGCATCCGCTTCGACATGGAGATCCATGGCATACGGCCCGACTTAGACGAGGCAACCTACCAGGAAATCAGCCAAGCCTTTGGCAAGGGCAATAACAGCTACCTCGTTAACGGGCTGGAGAATCGAAACTCCTACTACATGAAAAAGGTTTACCTATCGTGCATACGCGCGATCGACTACCTAACCTCCCTTCCCGAATGGGACGGAAAGAATGTAATAGCGCAAGGAGGAAGCCAAGGTGGTGCCTTAGCCCTAGTAGCCACCGCGCTCGACAAAAGAATAACCGCCTGCGCTGCAAGCCATCCGGCATTAAGCGATATGGCGGGCTACAAGGCCAACAGGGCGGACGGTTATCCTCATCTGCTTACCAGCTTTCAGGGAATGGACACCCCAGAAAAGCTTAAAACCCTAGAGTACTACGATGTGGTTAACTTCGCAAAGCAGATCACCGTCCCCGTATTTATGACTTGGGGGTACAACGATAATGTTTGCCCTCCAACCACCAGCTACATTGTATACAATGTGCTAAGCTGTAAAAAGGAAGCGCTGATTACGCCTGTTACTGAGCATTGGATATCGCAGACCACCCGCCATCATATCCTAGATTGGATAAAGGGCCAGCTTCGCTAA
- a CDS encoding DUF6261 family protein gives MKQIQPLSLARLHVKERSAFAAIILEIVGELQGQNLIPALLVESLRGAISVHSNATLGKSSKLLTEAARQLDRERDDTIRAIKGLIRVARYRHDEARRWAGIRLEEAVRHRGWEMQDESLAAETNSIVQLLNDIKERPELGQAVDLLDGRDLVDHLAALNLRFEENEQLRREYTLAHPVLSSEANASLNHALARVLDFVNAVAGTSPEIDSAIGLINGHSKSFAELLKARETRKKNRQKRQEEQEGSGEAEEPETAGEEE, from the coding sequence ATGAAGCAGATTCAGCCATTAAGCCTTGCTCGGCTCCACGTTAAGGAGCGGAGCGCCTTTGCCGCCATCATCCTGGAGATCGTGGGGGAGCTGCAGGGGCAGAACCTCATCCCAGCGCTGCTGGTGGAGAGCCTTCGGGGCGCCATTAGCGTGCACAGCAACGCTACGCTGGGCAAGAGCAGCAAGTTGCTCACCGAGGCGGCGCGGCAGCTCGACCGGGAACGCGACGATACGATACGGGCCATCAAGGGGCTGATACGGGTGGCTCGCTACCGCCACGACGAGGCCCGCCGATGGGCGGGTATTCGGCTCGAGGAGGCCGTGCGCCACCGGGGCTGGGAGATGCAGGACGAGTCGCTTGCGGCTGAGACCAACTCCATTGTACAGTTGCTAAACGACATCAAGGAGCGCCCCGAGCTCGGCCAAGCCGTAGACCTGCTCGATGGACGCGACCTGGTAGACCACCTTGCCGCCCTCAACCTCCGCTTCGAGGAGAACGAGCAGCTCCGCCGCGAGTATACCCTAGCACACCCTGTTTTGAGCTCCGAGGCCAACGCGTCGCTCAACCACGCCCTGGCTAGGGTGCTGGACTTTGTGAACGCCGTTGCGGGCACCTCGCCCGAGATCGACAGCGCCATTGGCCTCATCAACGGGCACAGCAAGTCCTTCGCCGAGCTGCTTAAGGCCCGCGAAACCCGCAAGAAGAACCGCCAGAAGCGTCAGGAAGAACAGGAGGGTAGCGGCGAGGCCGAGGAGCCCGAGACGGCAGGGGAGGAGGAGTAG
- a CDS encoding efflux RND transporter permease subunit: MSEHIEREIKRSFGPTNWALKNKITVFLATIMISVFGIFTYTNLPKELFPEITVPTIMVQTIYPGNSPVDIENLITRHLEKEIESVKGVKKLTSTSYQDVSMVIVEFNTNVDLKDAKQNVKDAVDRAKSDLPNDLDQDPVVNDIDFSEIPIINVNLSGDFSLEELKKYADYLQDQFEALPQISKANIQGIEDREIKVNVDLAKLESYNLSFNDIEGAIAGENLSVSGGEIKLGATQRSVRIDGEFKSIADIENIIVKRDNNKSVYLKDVAEVKDGFAEAKTIARLNHNPVLSIQVVKKSGQNLLEAVDHINAELKKAQQNNMIPQNLVVTLTNDQSDAIKMQIEDLQNNMLLGIILVLLVLYYFLGTRNAMFVASAIPLSILITFATMKFLGFTINMMTLFSLILALGMLVDDSIVVVENIYRFVDNGYKPFEAAKKATGEIAIPVITTTMTTLAAFLPLMFWQGIMGEFMKQLPITLIIVMTASLFVALVIVPVFAATYIRLDKYEDFTAKRKAILKRALIMLGVSVLFYVVGWYTIANIIVIIAIVMLLNIYVFHKLQKWFMSEGLDKLENGYKRAISFALKGKHPRKFFLATIGLFFFALILFGIRQPNVLFFPESDPNYLSIIAELPAGSDVSATNTALKRIESDLDSILKPNKQVVESMLTTVGKVVRDNEFVGTEQPNKGMITVSFVKYIDRNGVDTRKLQRQIANNLVGKYPGIIVSVEKESNGPPVGHPINIEIAGEDFNRLISLSDSLIGFVNSKRLEGIEGLKMNIDIGKPELLVKIDRDKARRFGLSTGQVAMAIRTALYGKEASKMKVGEDDYPIQIRLMDKYRYNLSSLLNQKIAVHDNNKVLMIPLSSVATFENDNTYMSVNRLDRKRVITVWSNVIEGYNANAINDQLRTILPNFKLPEGYTIAQTGEQEEQAESMSFLAWALLVACALIYIIMVTEFNSTLLPFIIMSTVIFSFIGVIGGLATFKMDFIVIMTGIGIVSLAGIVVKNGIVMIDYIELLKLRKTHELGLESPFELPRDVARECVEEAGKTRLRPVILTAICTILGLVPMAIGINIDFVGMITHFDPNIYFGGDIVSMWKPISWSIIFGLSFATFLTLIIVPVTYTLVIDMQIRFRKRFHKQK, translated from the coding sequence ATGTCTGAACACATTGAACGAGAAATAAAGCGGAGCTTCGGTCCAACCAACTGGGCTCTGAAAAACAAGATAACGGTATTCCTGGCAACGATTATGATATCGGTGTTCGGAATCTTCACCTACACCAACCTTCCCAAGGAGCTTTTCCCCGAGATAACGGTTCCCACCATCATGGTGCAAACCATCTACCCAGGAAACTCGCCCGTGGATATCGAGAACCTGATTACCCGCCATCTGGAGAAGGAAATTGAATCAGTAAAGGGGGTAAAGAAGCTAACCTCCACCTCCTACCAGGATGTATCGATGGTGATTGTGGAATTTAACACCAACGTCGACCTGAAGGACGCCAAGCAGAACGTAAAAGACGCCGTTGATAGGGCCAAGAGCGACCTGCCCAACGACCTCGATCAGGACCCCGTGGTTAACGACATCGACTTCTCGGAGATTCCGATCATCAACGTCAACCTCTCGGGCGACTTTAGCCTCGAGGAGCTGAAGAAATACGCCGACTACCTGCAAGACCAGTTTGAGGCGCTACCCCAGATCTCGAAGGCAAACATTCAAGGTATCGAAGATCGAGAGATTAAGGTTAACGTCGACCTGGCCAAGCTTGAGTCGTACAACCTTTCGTTTAACGATATCGAGGGAGCCATTGCTGGCGAAAACCTTTCGGTATCGGGTGGCGAGATCAAGTTGGGCGCAACGCAGCGCTCGGTACGCATCGATGGCGAGTTTAAGTCTATTGCCGACATCGAGAATATCATTGTTAAGCGCGACAACAACAAGAGCGTTTACCTGAAGGACGTGGCCGAGGTTAAGGATGGCTTCGCCGAGGCAAAAACCATTGCCCGCCTAAACCACAACCCCGTGCTCTCCATTCAGGTGGTAAAGAAGAGCGGGCAGAACCTGCTCGAAGCAGTAGACCACATCAACGCGGAACTAAAGAAGGCACAGCAGAACAACATGATTCCCCAAAATCTGGTGGTTACCCTTACCAACGACCAGAGCGACGCCATTAAGATGCAGATTGAGGATCTACAGAACAACATGCTGCTGGGTATTATTCTGGTGCTGCTGGTGCTCTACTACTTCCTGGGTACGCGCAACGCCATGTTTGTGGCCAGCGCCATTCCGCTCTCCATCCTCATCACCTTTGCCACGATGAAGTTCCTAGGCTTCACCATTAACATGATGACGCTCTTCTCGCTCATCCTTGCCCTAGGTATGCTGGTGGACGACTCCATTGTGGTGGTCGAAAACATCTACCGATTTGTGGACAACGGCTACAAGCCCTTCGAGGCAGCCAAGAAGGCTACCGGAGAGATTGCCATACCGGTTATCACCACCACCATGACCACGCTGGCGGCATTCCTTCCGCTCATGTTCTGGCAGGGTATTATGGGCGAGTTCATGAAGCAGCTCCCCATCACGCTGATTATCGTTATGACCGCCTCGCTATTCGTTGCGCTGGTAATTGTTCCCGTATTTGCCGCTACCTACATCAGGCTCGACAAGTACGAAGACTTTACGGCCAAGCGAAAGGCCATCCTTAAGCGAGCGCTAATTATGCTGGGCGTTTCGGTGCTCTTCTACGTGGTTGGCTGGTACACCATCGCCAACATCATCGTGATTATTGCCATCGTCATGCTGCTTAACATCTACGTCTTCCATAAGTTGCAAAAGTGGTTTATGTCCGAAGGGCTAGATAAGCTGGAGAACGGCTACAAGCGCGCCATTAGCTTTGCGCTAAAGGGCAAGCACCCTCGCAAATTCTTCCTAGCCACCATTGGGCTATTCTTCTTCGCCCTCATTCTATTTGGCATCCGACAGCCCAACGTGCTGTTCTTCCCCGAGAGCGACCCCAACTACCTCTCGATTATTGCCGAACTGCCTGCGGGTTCCGATGTATCGGCCACCAACACGGCCCTAAAGCGCATCGAGAGCGACCTAGACAGCATCCTGAAGCCGAACAAGCAGGTGGTGGAGTCGATGCTTACCACCGTGGGCAAGGTGGTCCGCGACAACGAATTTGTGGGTACCGAGCAGCCCAACAAGGGGATGATTACCGTATCGTTCGTTAAGTATATCGACAGAAATGGGGTTGACACCCGAAAGCTCCAGCGCCAAATAGCCAACAACCTGGTGGGAAAATACCCCGGCATCATCGTTAGCGTGGAGAAGGAGTCGAACGGGCCACCCGTGGGGCACCCCATCAACATCGAGATTGCTGGCGAGGACTTCAACCGCCTGATATCGCTCTCCGACTCGCTCATCGGGTTTGTCAACTCCAAGCGCCTAGAGGGTATCGAGGGGCTGAAGATGAACATCGACATCGGCAAGCCCGAACTGCTGGTGAAGATCGACAGGGACAAGGCCCGCCGCTTTGGCCTCTCCACCGGGCAGGTGGCCATGGCCATCCGCACCGCGCTCTACGGCAAGGAGGCATCGAAGATGAAGGTGGGCGAGGATGACTACCCCATCCAGATACGCCTGATGGATAAGTACCGCTACAACCTCTCGTCGCTGCTCAACCAGAAGATTGCCGTGCACGACAACAACAAGGTGCTGATGATTCCCCTCTCGTCCGTGGCCACGTTCGAGAACGACAATACCTACATGTCGGTGAACCGCCTCGACCGCAAGCGCGTGATTACCGTTTGGAGCAACGTGATTGAGGGCTACAACGCCAACGCCATCAACGACCAGCTGCGCACCATCCTGCCCAACTTTAAGCTGCCCGAGGGCTACACCATCGCCCAAACCGGCGAGCAGGAGGAGCAGGCCGAGTCGATGAGCTTCCTGGCCTGGGCGCTGCTGGTGGCCTGCGCGCTCATCTACATCATCATGGTAACCGAGTTTAACTCCACGCTGCTGCCGTTCATCATCATGTCCACCGTTATCTTCTCCTTCATCGGGGTGATTGGCGGGCTGGCCACGTTCAAGATGGACTTCATCGTCATCATGACGGGGATCGGCATCGTTTCGCTGGCCGGTATTGTGGTGAAGAACGGGATTGTGATGATCGACTATATCGAGCTGCTGAAGCTGCGCAAAACCCACGAGCTGGGGCTCGAGTCGCCGTTCGAGCTTCCCCGCGATGTTGCCCGCGAGTGCGTGGAGGAGGCCGGAAAAACCCGCCTCCGTCCGGTAATCCTTACCGCCATATGTACCATACTGGGGCTGGTGCCCATGGCCATCGGCATCAACATCGACTTTGTGGGGATGATTACCCACTTCGACCCGAACATCTACTTCGGCGGCGATATCGTTTCGATGTGGAAGCCCATCTCGTGGTCCATCATCTTTGGGCTATCGTTTGCCACCTTCCTCACGCTGATCATCGTTCCGGTAACCTACACGCTGGTTATCGACATGCAGATCCGCTTCCGGAAGCGCTTCCACAAGCAGAAATAG